The Synechococcus sp. MVIR-18-1 region ATCGAAGAGGACGGTCGCGCTTGCGTGGTGGTGGTGAACAAGTGGGATGCGGTGGAAAAAGACAGCCACACCATGTCGGCGATGGAAAAGGAGCTGCGCGCCAAGATCTATTTCCTCGATTGGGCGCCGATGCTGTTTACCTCTGCGCTGACGGGGCAACGGGTCGACAGCATTTTCGCCTTGGCATCTCTGGCCGTGGAACAGCACCGCCGCCGGGTGAGCACGTCAGTTGTCAACGAAGTGCTCAAGGAAGCCCTCAGCTGGCGCAGTCCTCCCACCACCCGCGGTGGCCGGCAGGGCCGTTTGTACTACGGCACTCAGGTGGCGAGTCGTCCTCCAAGTTTCACGTTGTTTGTGAATGAGCCCAAGCTGTTTGGTGATACCTACCGCCGCTATGTGGAGCGTCAAATTCGTGAAGGCCTCGGCTTTGATGGCACTCCGGTGAAGTTGTTCTGGCGAGGCAAGCAACAGCGGGATGCGGAAAAGGAGCTGTCCCGTCAGCAGAACCGCCAAGGCTGATCTCCCATGGATTGGTTGCGACAGATTCCGATCGGGCAGTACGTCGATGGCAGCTCTGGTTGGCTGCGTCTGATCGACCCTCGTTTGAAGCTGGGCTGGGTCGTGATGTTTTTGCTGACCCCTGTTCTGGCTGGTCCGTTGTGGCGTCTGGGGCTCGTTCTGGCCTTGATGGGGATCACCGCCCTGAGTGGCTTGCCGGCCAGGTTGTGGTGGCGCTCCCTACTGCTGGTCTTTTGTCTCGGGGTTGGCTTTGGCCTCCTAGCGATGTTCTTGCCAACGGGAGACCCAGCAGCCACGCAGGCCATACGGCCTGTGCAGGAGTTGCAGGGTTTGTCCCTTCAATCGTCCAGCTGGGAGTTGTTGCGTCTGGGTCCTGTTCAGCTTGGGCCGCTCAACCTGGGTCCACTCTCGGTGGATCGGAGATCGGCTGAGCTCGGTCTCAACAGTGCAACGTTGATTGTCACCGTGGTGCACAGCGTGAATCTCATGCTGCTGTCCACACCAAGCGAAGATCTGATGTGGGCCCTGAATTGGTGTTTGTTTCCCCTGACGAAGCTTGGTTTGCCAGTGGATCGTCTTTGTTTTCAGTTGT contains the following coding sequences:
- a CDS encoding energy-coupling factor transporter transmembrane protein EcfT, whose amino-acid sequence is MDWLRQIPIGQYVDGSSGWLRLIDPRLKLGWVVMFLLTPVLAGPLWRLGLVLALMGITALSGLPARLWWRSLLLVFCLGVGFGLLAMFLPTGDPAATQAIRPVQELQGLSLQSSSWELLRLGPVQLGPLNLGPLSVDRRSAELGLNSATLIVTVVHSVNLMLLSTPSEDLMWALNWCLFPLTKLGLPVDRLCFQLLLALRFLPLVQEELQNLVRSVASRAVNLRQLGFKASFGLLLSVGERLLANILLRAEQGADALIARGGRWLPADCFRPVQNTSALARGLNLLSFVVLLAVVGLRGKYGAL